The Synechococcus sp. RS9916 DNA segment TGCTCCAAAGGCAGACACCCTGCTCAATGAGATGGGTCACATCAGGGAGTGTTGGAAGTGGGGTATGGAGCAAGGTCAAATCCCCTTTGCACCTGTCCTTCCTTTCAATGACGAAAACCTTGTTACTGACGACAAGGTGCGACGGGATACATGGGAATTGGACGAGTGGAATCGCTTCAAGTCCAAACCCGCCAAGTGGTTGAGAGAGCAGGAAAGCAAAGGCGAAGACGAATACTGGGACTGCTTCGTTGCCTATCAAATGCTCTTCTTCTTATCCAATAACGGGATGAGAGTGGGTGAGGTAGTGAAGGTGAGAAGGAAGGACATTCGTTTCTATGAAAGGAAGTTGGGTGATAGGACCAATTCCTTCAAGCGTTTAGGTGCCCTTGTCCAAGTGCATAAGAGCACCAAAACGGGTGCTCGTGAGGTCAACAGCATGGGTGGTGAGTTTGCGATGCGTGTTTATGAGAAAGCAACTCACAAGAGAAAGGATGACTTTCTCTTTCAGCATCTTGATGGGAGTCCCTTCACTACTCGCCAGTTTGGGACCTTATTCAGGAAGATATTGAAATATACGGACCAAGAGGAGGTTACTGGGAAGCGTCTGGTCCCTTATTCGTTGCGACACATGTATGCAACTACTCGTCTTCAACACGGCACATCACATAATGCACTTTGTGAGAATATGGGCGTGGGGGAATCTTACCTAAAAGTCCATTATTCTCATTATCTTCCACGTCTTGCAACAGAAGACCTGACTCGTATGCGTAACGATATTGGTCTTGATGGAAGATTTCTGCGAGAAGGTGATGACTTTGCTGTGATGGATGATGAAGTGACCAAGTGACCGTCACTTCGTCATCAACCTTTTTGGCGAAAAAAATCTGGGAGATTATTTTTTTATGCGAGACAACACTCGCTCGCTTTTGGTGCGTTGTAGGTTTGGGTCTCTATCGTTTTTTAGTTTGAGGGTGCTTTACTCCCGTATAACGTTAGTGACTTCTGCTTCTTCTTGTCCTTATCATTCATTCCAAACTTCTTATCATCGTTTGGGTTATTGATAGCAGGACGGTCTGATAGAAAGTGCCTGAATGATTTGATGTTAGTCATCTCAATCTCTTGTATGCGTCATTGACTAATTCTTCAATCATCTGAATCGGTTTCTTCCTATTCTTCTTTGCAACTTCCTTCAACATCTCAATGGTGACGGGGTCTTTGACTTGTTGGAATGGATTCATGGTCACGATACTGATTTAACTACTTCCTTCCCAAACTCCTCACGAATCTTCTGTTTGACCCATGCAGAGCGTGAAATGCAGATTCGTTTTGTGCCTTCATTAAGCATTTCAAGTAACTACGTTT contains these protein-coding regions:
- a CDS encoding site-specific integrase, translating into MTKGKRGGGSKHQLLWEEVPFLKVEKTGKPVAIYKREDVQKDLPLEQRNYYAHFPIRGTRGKRMSLLVAEREEALMRVQEEAVNLRVQLAQGVTVVIKTTVEDLVAKFLAYKRSRIRGEWEGKGEAGRKSITKERYALIEGKLRNYLVPFLGAKTDAKSIPIRKWSEWETWRRQNVRRGGAPKADTLLNEMGHIRECWKWGMEQGQIPFAPVLPFNDENLVTDDKVRRDTWELDEWNRFKSKPAKWLREQESKGEDEYWDCFVAYQMLFFLSNNGMRVGEVVKVRRKDIRFYERKLGDRTNSFKRLGALVQVHKSTKTGAREVNSMGGEFAMRVYEKATHKRKDDFLFQHLDGSPFTTRQFGTLFRKILKYTDQEEVTGKRLVPYSLRHMYATTRLQHGTSHNALCENMGVGESYLKVHYSHYLPRLATEDLTRMRNDIGLDGRFLREGDDFAVMDDEVTK